Part of the Opitutales bacterium genome is shown below.
ACGAAATTGGATTTTCCGGATTGTCAGGAGTCACCTTAACAAATGTGCGCCAGGCTTGTTCAGAGCGCCCCAACAGACAGTCGGCCAATCCTTTGAACCCAGCAGCATGATTGTAACAGCCGCCGTTTTCGTTCTCGCCGGGCTTCGTTTGACTCATGCGACCTACGCGCGGGTCAAATTGAGCGTAGGGCGGGAAACAAATTCGATATCCTATATCGCTTTCCAAGTGTTGATCTACACGTTCCATAATAGAACGCGCGCGCTGTGGTTCGGCAACCCCTGACAGGACTGCCCAGCTTTGCGGGTTTAAATAGAACTGTCCATATTCAGACTCCTTGGATCCGATACGGTAGCCATCTTCGCATAAAGTTCGGATATACCATTCGCCATCCCATGCGATAGCGTTGATTCGACGCTTAAACTCAGCAAAAACTTGATTGCATTCAGTGGCTAGTTCTGACTCGCCGACACGGGCACAGAGTTCACTGAGTTCCCTAGCTCCTAGGCAAAGCTGCATGGATACGAATACACTTTCTCGTTCTCCAGCCTCCTCGGTCGCCTCCAATCCGTCGTTCCAATCCGCGTGATGCTGTTTGCATAATCCGTGTTTCCCGACGTCGGTGGACAGAAAGCGCAATGCACGCATCGCATGGTCTAATATACTGCCTTGAGTGTTCTGAGACTCGAAATAGGGAACGTTGACTTCTAATAGTCCAAAATTCCCAGTTTCCTTTACGAGTGCTGGTAGCACTTGTAAAATCCATGCAGGTTTATCTGAATATTTGAGGCGGTTCAGCGGGCGAAATCCATGAGGCACTGAACCGTCTTTGTACTGGCTTGCGAGAGCCCGAGTGAAGTTTTGTTCGGCTGCCTGTGGGTCAGCCATTGCCAGTGCAATATCAGTCTGCAGGTTGTCGCGGAAACCACTTTTGTTTATGAGATAATTATAAAGCTGCTTTTTAAGGAAAATGTTGAAGAGTCCATTATACAGTTCATGACCTACATCGATTTTGAAAGCCTCTGCTCTGTCTGCTTCAATACGTGCGGCTTCGGCACACCAGGCGTCCAGCACCGCTGGTGAGAGCGATTCGCGCAGTTCAAGGATTTCTTCTTTGCCGGAGCATTGGCCAATTATGAAATCAACGCGTTTGGTTTCACCGGGTTGCAGTGTTAGTTTGGTTTGGATAATGCCCGCGCAGTCGGGTCCCGCTCCGGGACGTCCATCACAATCCCATCCCCATAAAATTTTCGGAGCACTGGTTGAGTAATCATTGCGCGTGAAGTGATCGCGGTATGCGTTTCCATTATAAAAATGATCGAGTGTGATTAAGAAACCTTTGAAGCGATCAGTTGGACAGTCTTTATGACGATTGGTAGCAATAACGCCGCGGATGTCTGCATCTACTTCTGCGAAATTATCCTTTCCTATGGAAACACCTTCGCGATCAACGCCTGAAAGTTGGAACATTACATAATGAAAAATAGATAATTTCCGATTACGTTCTGTTTCGTTCGTAACGGTAATTGTAGTGCACTCAATCGGTTTTTGCTGAGGTACGAATACACGCTGCTGAACGCGTAATCCCTCGCAGGACGATTCCATGACCGTTTTCTCTCTAAAGAATTCTATTTTTCGGCCTTCGACTGCTTGGGCGACTGGGAGACCTGATGGACTGAAGGTGGTGCGGGTTTCATCGTCGCGGACATAGCTATACTTCTGGTCATAGCCAACTAAGTTTACCGTGGTGCCATCTGCGTCTCTTACCCGAATGACTCCGTCGTTACAGTAAGCCGTATCTGCATACATTTCAGTGCCGTTGTGGTTTATCGTTGTGCAGTGCAAATTCCACCATTTGGCAGGAGGCTCCGCGAACAGGCGAAAGCATCCGGCATCTTCATCAAATTCGCCAAATTCTTGAAACGATGACTTCATGTTTTTATAAGGTAATGAATCGGGGTTATTTGTCAGGACTCGCATTGTTGGACTGTAATTCATGAGAAAGGTAGCTAAGGAATAAATGGGGATGGGATGTTCGATATTACTCGACTTTTTCACAAGGTGTCTGGCCGTTCAAGACGCGTTGTCGAAAGCAGCTAAGATAAGTTTGATGATACGATCTTTGAGTCTGATGCAGCGTGGGTTGGAACCTTGGGGGCCATGTTCTGCTTTAACGATGACATGTCGCTTACAGCTCCAGGTCGCGGCTCCATAAATAACACCTCCGTATACACGCTCCTTGGTTTTGTTATGAAGTGCTTTAGCCTCGGCCCACTCCATATATAATGCGGCCTCTCGGCAGAGGGCGAGATTTTTAGCCAATCTAACGACATAGTCGACGTCGTTACGATCATACCAGCTTAAAGTGCGCTCGCGGCAAAAGCCGCTGTCAGCACGGAAGATAATGCATGCACACGTTCGGCCGTTCTTGACGTAAACGTTGAACAAGCAGTTTGAGGATGGCTGTTGAATGCATTGTGGCATCTTGATTGGCTTGCCGAAGGTAGGCGCAGAGTAGGTGCTTACCGCAGAAAACATACAGAGGAAGGAAGCAATAGTGGCCATCTGGGCATCTGTGTTGGCTGAGGACTGGTACCAGGGA
Proteins encoded:
- a CDS encoding transposase, with protein sequence MLLRAAEESIGILSHVEGGIVDKLQSSKLIHNASSMMCQRVMAIAAGYEDLNDADTLRHDPWYQSSANTDAQMATIASFLCMFSAVSTYSAPTFGKPIKMPQCIQQPSSNCLFNVYVKNGRTCACIIFRADSGFCRERTLSWYDRNDVDYVVRLAKNLALCREAALYMEWAEAKALHNKTKERVYGGVIYGAATWSCKRHVIVKAEHGPQGSNPRCIRLKDRIIKLILAAFDNAS